The Impatiens glandulifera chromosome 3, dImpGla2.1, whole genome shotgun sequence genome contains a region encoding:
- the LOC124932309 gene encoding ankyrin repeat and SAM domain-containing protein 6-like has protein sequence MEDQQPPEIHLNGVVPPSITSTENPSTKRQRRPSVRLGDIGDQAYDNRRLKQCKPPIKDSGKGLRARPVVNLSGGSGAVAGVEYHETLEGVDKEGNLESVAIGSWKVRDSKSRRGGGSAKRIRSNWLLKTEEAGGGDEKISGGDEDMEDERFRDFNAEDSDSRLKEPSPINSLDNNNNNNNIAIDAADRGRRRVVVVRGSHEEGVDMDGGPSDNDGRNWNQEVEERNGVKVWLNQLGLGRYAPVFEIHEVDDEVLPLLTLEDLKDMGINAVGSRRKMFCAIQKLNRGFS, from the coding sequence ATGGAGGACCAACAGCCGCCGGAGATTCATCTTAACGGAGTGGTACCTCCGTCCATCACTTCCACAGAGAACCCATCAACAAAGCGGCAGCGTCGACCCAGTGTCAGATTGGGAGATATCGGAGACCAGGCTTATGATAATCGAAGGTTGAAGCAATGTAAGCCACCGATAAAGGACTCCGGAAAGGGTTTGAGAGCTCGTCCTGTCGTCAATTTGAGTGGCGGTAGCGGCGCCGTTGCAGGGGTAGAGTATCATGAAACCCTAGAAGGAGTTGATAAAGAAGGGAATTTGGAGAGCGTCGCTATTGGGAGCTGGAAAGTGCGGGATTCGAAGTCTAGACGCGGCGGTGGATCTGCGAAACGAATCCGGTCGAATTGGTTGTTGAAGACTGAAGAGGCCGGAGGTGGGGATGAGAAGATTAGTGGTGGAGATGAAGATATGGAAGATGAGAGATTTAGGGATTTCAATGCTGAAGATTCTGATAGTCGATTGAAAGAACCCAGTCCGATTAACTCTcttgacaataataataataataataatatcgcCATTGATGCAGCAGACAGAGGTAGAAGAAGGGTTGTTGTTGTTCGAGGCTCCCATGAAGAAGGTGTGGACATGGATGGAGGACCATCTGATAACGATGGCAGAAATTGGAATCAGGAGGTGGAGGAGAGAAATGGGGTGAAAGTGTGGCTGAACCAATTAGGGTTAGGTCGATATGCACCAGTATTCGAGATACATGAGGTAGATGATGAAGTTTTGCCATTGTTGACATTAGAAGATCTTAAAGATATGGGGATAAATGCTGTTGGTTCTAGACGTAAAATGTTCTGTGCTATTCAGAAGCTAAACAGAGGATTCTCATGA